From Dermochelys coriacea isolate rDerCor1 chromosome 8, rDerCor1.pri.v4, whole genome shotgun sequence, the proteins below share one genomic window:
- the DRD1 gene encoding D(1A) dopamine receptor has product MTWNDTTMDGEGLLVERDSSFRILTGCFLSLLILSTLLGNTLVCAAVIRFRHLRSKVTNFFVISLAVSDLLVAVLVMPWKAVAEIAGFWPFGSFCNIWVAFDIMCSTASILNLCVISVDRYWAISSPFRYERKMTPKAAFIMISVAWTLSVLISFIPVQLNWHKATTTSSLELNASFQGITMDNCDSSLNRMYAISSSLISFYIPVAIMIVTYTRIYRIAQKQIRRISALERAAVHAKNCQNTTGNGNSMDCQQPESSFKMSFKRETKVLKTLSVIMGVFVCCWLPFFILNCMVPFCEPSPPSKGAEPFCISSTTFDVFVWFGWANSSLNPIIYAFNADFRKAFSTLLGCYRLCPTSNNAIETVSINNNGAVVFSSHHEPRGSSPKECNLVYLIPHAIICPEEELLKKEEEGELSKTLEKMSPALSGILDFEADVSLEKINPITQNGQHKT; this is encoded by the coding sequence ATGACTTGGAACGACACCACAATGGACGGGGAAGGCTTGCTCGTTGAAAGGGACTCCTCCTTTCGGATCCTTACAGGTTGCTTCCTTTCTTTGCTGATACTTTCCACGCTTCTGGGGAACACATTGGTGTGTGCAGCTGTCATTAGATTTCGCCATCTGAGGTCCAAGGTGACCAACTTCTTTGTAATCTCCTTGGCAGTGTCAGATCTTTTAGTGGCAGTCTTGGTCATGCCTTGGAAAGCTGTTGCTGAGATAGCTGGTTTCTGGCCTTTTGGTTCATTCTGTAACATCTGGGTGGCATTTGATATTATGTGCTCCACGGCCTCAATCTTAAACCTTTGTGTCATTAGTGTAGACAGATACTGGGCCATCTCTAGTCCATTCAGGTATGAGAGGAAAATGACCCCCAAGGCAGCTTTCATCATGATCAGTGTGGCATGGACCTTGTCTGTATTGATTTCCTTCATTCCTGTGCAGCTGAACTGGCACAAGGCTACAACCACAAGCTCTTTAGAGCTAAATGCCAGTTTCCAAGGCATAACTATGGACAACTGTGATTCCAGTCTAAACAGGATGTATGCCATCTCCTCTTCTCTAATTAGCTTTTACATCCCAGTGGCCATCATGATTGTCACATATACAAGGATATACAGGATTGCTCAAAAACAGATAAGACGCATCTCAGCTTTGGAAAGAGCAGCAGTGCATGCTAAGAACTGCCAAAACACCACAGGGAATGGAAACAGTATGGATTGCCAACAACCAGAAAGCTCCTTCAAAATGTCCTTCAAGAGGGAAACAAAAGTCTTAAAGACTTTGTCAGTGATCATGGGGGTGTTTGTATGCTGCTGGTTACCCTTTTTCATATTGAACTGCATGGTGCCCTTTTGTGAGCCCAGCCCACCATCCAAGGGAGCAGAACCCTTTTGCATTAGTTCCACCACCTTtgatgtttttgtttggtttggatgGGCTAATTCCTCACTGAACCCCATCATTTATGCCTTCAATGCTGATTTCCGCAAGGCATTTTCAACTCTGCTAGGATGCTACAGACTCTGCCCTACTTCCAACAACGCTATAGAGACTGTTAGTATCAACAACAATGGGGCAGTTGTTTTTTCAAGCCATCATGAGCCCAGAGGTTCTAGCCCAAAAGAGTGTAACCTGGTGTATCTGATCCCACATGCTATTATCTGCCCAGAAGAAGAACTTCTGAAAAAGGAAGAAGAGGGTGAACTATCTAAGACCTTGGAGAAAATGTCTCCAGCACTGTCCGGTATCTTGGATTTTGAAGCTGATGTGTCTTTGGAAAAGATCAACCCCATCACTCAGAATGGGCAACATAAAACATGA